The following coding sequences lie in one Lolium perenne isolate Kyuss_39 chromosome 2, Kyuss_2.0, whole genome shotgun sequence genomic window:
- the LOC127328726 gene encoding ethylene-responsive transcription factor 13-like, giving the protein MAPHRRSNTGFVGVRLRPRGHFAAKISAIGVRVWLGTLNTKKEAARAYDATVWRFSWPRHQMNFPEARSQLEAKSLTPEPLISLQEEARCHRQGQRWISIAEVDERFMSQCCRGHPENMETMRAFWKDKHVERRAATTSKRKMKATIEAEYAKGEASTLDPNDDQWLDIMSTIASEDIANDEEEYFD; this is encoded by the coding sequence ATGGCTCCtcatcgccgtagcaacacgggcttcgtCGGCGTTCGCTTGCGGCCTAGGGGCCATTTTGCAGCTAAAATCTCCGCCATTGGAGttcgtgtgtggctcggcaccctCAACACTAAGAAGGAGGCTGCTCGCGCATACGACGCAACAGTGTGGAGGTtttcctggccgcgccaccaaatgaacttcccggaggcaAGGTCTCAGCTGGAAGCCAAGAGTCTCACTCCGGAGCCGCTAATTTCCTTACAGGAGGAAGCGCGGTGCCACCGCCAAGGGCAGCGCTGGATTTCCATCGCCGAGGTGGACGAGCGGTTCATGTCACAGTGCTGCAGAGGCCATCCTGAAAACATGGAAACCatgcgcgcattctggaaggacaaGCATGTGGAGAGGAGAGCGGCGACGACGTcaaagaggaagatgaaggcCACCATTGAAgcggagtacgccaaaggagaggcgtcgacactCGACCCTAATGATGACCAGTGGCTGGACATCATGTCAACTATCGCTTCAGAGGACATAGCCAACGATGAGGAGGAATATTTCGACTGA